A window from Prinia subflava isolate CZ2003 ecotype Zambia chromosome Z, Cam_Psub_1.2, whole genome shotgun sequence encodes these proteins:
- the LOX gene encoding protein-lysine 6-oxidase isoform X2, which translates to MRFAPPGLLLAQLHACIYWSCLWPAGCQQQPPRRDPPPPPAAWRQRIQWENNGQVYSLLSLGSQYQPPRRRQAAEAAGSPILLLRNNGTVLPRRAAARAAAAQPPPPPQAQPQPAAGSRRGSGARHWFQAGYQASSGDRAAATSAARSASSGAPRPSAAASPAGGTGTDGTGSSTGAGSLPPLGSFRPGREDVMVGDDPYNNPYKYTDDNPYYNYYDTYERPRQGSRYRPGYGTGYFQYGLPDLVPDPYYIQASTYVQRMSMYNLRCAAEENCLASSAYRADVRDYDNRVLLRFPQRVKNQGTSDFLPSRPRYSWEWHSCHQHYHSMDEFSHYDLLDASSHRKVAEGHKASFCLEDTSCDYGYYRRYACTAHTQGLSPGCYDTYNADIDCQWIDITDVKPGNYILKVSVNPSYLVPESDYSNNIVRCDIRYTGHHAYASGCTISP; encoded by the exons ATGCGTTTCGCGCCGCCGGGGCTCCTGCTCGCCCAGCTTCACGCGTGCATCTACTGGAGCTGCCTCTGGCCCGccggctgccagcagcagccgccGCGCCGGGatcccccgccgccccccgccgctTGGAGGCAGCGGATCCAGTGGGAGAACAACGGGCAGGTGTACagcctgctcagcctgggctccCAGTACCAGCCCCCGCGGCGCAGGCaggcggcggaggcggcgggcagccccatcctgctgctgcgGAACAACGGCACGGTGCTGCCGCGGAgagccgccgcccgcgccgccgccgcgcagcccccgccgccgccccaggcccagccccagcccgccGCCGGCAGCCGGCGGGGCTCCGGCGCTCGGCACTGGTTCCAGGCCGGCTACCAGGCTTCCTCCGGGGATCGCGCCGCCGCCACCTCCGCGGCCCGGAGCGCCTCCTCGGGGGCGCCGCGACCCAGcgccgccgccagccccgccggCGGCACCGGGACCGACGGCACCGGGAGCAGCACCGGGGCCGGCAGCCTGCCGCCCTTAGGCAGCTTCAGGCCCGGCCGGGAAGATGTCATGGTAGGAGACGACCCCTACAACAACCCCTACAAGTACACGGACGATAACCCCTACTACAACTACTACGACACCTACGAGAGGCCCCGCCAGGGCAGCAGGTACAGACCCGGCTATGGCACCGGCTACTTCCAGTACG GTCTCCCTGACTTAGTCCCGGATCCCTATTACATCCAGGCGTCCACATATGTCCAGAGGATGTCCATGTATAACTTGAGATGTGCTGCCGAGGAGAACTGCTTGGCAAG TTCAGCCTATCGAGCAGACGTTAGAGACTATGACAATCGGGTGCTCCTGAGATTCCCCCAAAGAGTGAAAAATCAAGGCACGTCGGATTTTCTGCCCAGCAGACCCCGTTATTCATGGGAGTGGCACAGCTGTCACCA ACATTATCACAGCATGGATGAATTCAGCCACTATGACTTGTTGGATGCGAGCTCACATAGAAAAGTTGCTGAAGGACACAAAGCAAGTTTCTGCCTTGAAGATACTTCCTGTGATTATGGATATTACAGGCGGTATGCATGTACAGCACACACCCAG GGTCTGAGCCCTGGCTGCTACGACACTTACAACGCTGACATAGATTGCCAGTGGATTGATATTACTGATGTAAAACCTGGAAATTACATTCTGAAG GTGAGTGTAAATCCCAGCTACCTGGTGCCTGAATCCGATTACTCCAACAACATAGTCCGCTGTGACATCCGCTACACGGGCCACCATGCCTATGCCTC
- the LOX gene encoding protein-lysine 6-oxidase isoform X1, whose product MRFAPPGLLLAQLHACIYWSCLWPAGCQQQPPRRDPPPPPAAWRQRIQWENNGQVYSLLSLGSQYQPPRRRQAAEAAGSPILLLRNNGTVLPRRAAARAAAAQPPPPPQAQPQPAAGSRRGSGARHWFQAGYQASSGDRAAATSAARSASSGAPRPSAAASPAGGTGTDGTGSSTGAGSLPPLGSFRPGREDVMVGDDPYNNPYKYTDDNPYYNYYDTYERPRQGSRYRPGYGTGYFQYGLPDLVPDPYYIQASTYVQRMSMYNLRCAAEENCLASSAYRADVRDYDNRVLLRFPQRVKNQGTSDFLPSRPRYSWEWHSCHQHYHSMDEFSHYDLLDASSHRKVAEGHKASFCLEDTSCDYGYYRRYACTAHTQGLSPGCYDTYNADIDCQWIDITDVKPGNYILKVSVNPSYLVPESDYSNNIVRCDIRYTGHHAYASGCTISPY is encoded by the exons ATGCGTTTCGCGCCGCCGGGGCTCCTGCTCGCCCAGCTTCACGCGTGCATCTACTGGAGCTGCCTCTGGCCCGccggctgccagcagcagccgccGCGCCGGGatcccccgccgccccccgccgctTGGAGGCAGCGGATCCAGTGGGAGAACAACGGGCAGGTGTACagcctgctcagcctgggctccCAGTACCAGCCCCCGCGGCGCAGGCaggcggcggaggcggcgggcagccccatcctgctgctgcgGAACAACGGCACGGTGCTGCCGCGGAgagccgccgcccgcgccgccgccgcgcagcccccgccgccgccccaggcccagccccagcccgccGCCGGCAGCCGGCGGGGCTCCGGCGCTCGGCACTGGTTCCAGGCCGGCTACCAGGCTTCCTCCGGGGATCGCGCCGCCGCCACCTCCGCGGCCCGGAGCGCCTCCTCGGGGGCGCCGCGACCCAGcgccgccgccagccccgccggCGGCACCGGGACCGACGGCACCGGGAGCAGCACCGGGGCCGGCAGCCTGCCGCCCTTAGGCAGCTTCAGGCCCGGCCGGGAAGATGTCATGGTAGGAGACGACCCCTACAACAACCCCTACAAGTACACGGACGATAACCCCTACTACAACTACTACGACACCTACGAGAGGCCCCGCCAGGGCAGCAGGTACAGACCCGGCTATGGCACCGGCTACTTCCAGTACG GTCTCCCTGACTTAGTCCCGGATCCCTATTACATCCAGGCGTCCACATATGTCCAGAGGATGTCCATGTATAACTTGAGATGTGCTGCCGAGGAGAACTGCTTGGCAAG TTCAGCCTATCGAGCAGACGTTAGAGACTATGACAATCGGGTGCTCCTGAGATTCCCCCAAAGAGTGAAAAATCAAGGCACGTCGGATTTTCTGCCCAGCAGACCCCGTTATTCATGGGAGTGGCACAGCTGTCACCA ACATTATCACAGCATGGATGAATTCAGCCACTATGACTTGTTGGATGCGAGCTCACATAGAAAAGTTGCTGAAGGACACAAAGCAAGTTTCTGCCTTGAAGATACTTCCTGTGATTATGGATATTACAGGCGGTATGCATGTACAGCACACACCCAG GGTCTGAGCCCTGGCTGCTACGACACTTACAACGCTGACATAGATTGCCAGTGGATTGATATTACTGATGTAAAACCTGGAAATTACATTCTGAAG GTGAGTGTAAATCCCAGCTACCTGGTGCCTGAATCCGATTACTCCAACAACATAGTCCGCTGTGACATCCGCTACACGGGCCACCATGCCTATGCCTC